GGCACCTCGATTAATTGGGTTGGGCGGCGAAGCCGCCCGCCATACCCCCTATTCTTGCGTTGGCCCAGGGGCGAGAATTTGGATTTTTCGAGGTGCCCTATAGGGAAATGGGAGAATCGATGTAAATGGTGGGTTCCGGTAAGGTAAACCGTAGATTATGCAGCAGCAGCCGTTTACCGATGGACTCATTGGCTAGCTCAATCAAACGCTTGCGCAGACCGAGGGCATTTTGACTAGAACCGGTGATGAAGAAGATAATGCGGGTGCGGGTGCCGGGGTGATCGTCCCCATCGGCAAACTGAATGCGAATGCTGGACTGATCTAAGCCCCAAAAGGCTTGGCTGGCTTCTTCGATGACCTGTTTAACCAAGGCTTTTTCCCGATCTTGGAAGATCTTACTAAAGTCCAAACAGACCAGGGCCATAATCTTTTTACCTCGGCTAATGTTTTCAATATTCAAACCGGCCATGGTGGAGTTGGGAACAATCACCAAGGTGTTTTTAGCGACGGTGCGAATTTTGGTCGATCGCAAGCCCACCGATTCCACCCGACCATAGACATCTTCCCCGTAGGGGTTAAAGGTGACCCGAATATATTCCCCTGGGACATAGGGGCGATCGAGGTATAACTCCAAGGTACCAATTAAACGCCCTAAGGCTTGTTGGGCCGCAAAAGCCACCGCAATCCCCCCAATCCCTAAACTGGCCCCCAGGGCGAAAATATTGAGGCGTAATCCCTGGGCAAAAATGATGATGGCCAGCAGAACAATGGACACATAAATTAGGGTTTCAAAGACTAAAACTCCTTCGGTTACCTGACCAAAACGCTGTTGCAACAGATTAATCATGGCCTGTCGCACGAGACGTTTCATCACCTTAGAAGACAGCCAAACTACGCTAATGGAAAAGGCTAGGTAAATGAAAATCCCCAAAAAGGTATAGAGATCAGTATAAGGGGCTAAGGTGTTGAGGCTGAGGGCAATGCAACCCAGGGTTCCCGTCACCATTAATGGGTTGTGGAA
This region of Prochlorothrix hollandica PCC 9006 = CALU 1027 genomic DNA includes:
- a CDS encoding mechanosensitive ion channel family protein, with the translated sequence MLESLVFSSSNADPRLYIIELAIRLGLFLVGAMVSPVVGRWITQLLFMSLRLLRPHQLRGAGTALDRFKFDRRSSSRTTLISSLGSLDNVLVLTIALAFIILCLQLLNPYRDLQTFLSFYLYVALFASSLLLTSKLIRQGVRQGIAHLLRYWGRPASAELLVVIESLLYVPLIGFLVVGFFPRLGLLEIEGETQGVILDLAVRLGLFLLGTALAPGFGHVLPRMILFSLRVVLKRGSQDDPGVDQALIQPFHNPLMVTGTLGCIALSLNTLAPYTDLYTFLGIFIYLAFSISVVWLSSKVMKRLVRQAMINLLQQRFGQVTEGVLVFETLIYVSIVLLAIIIFAQGLRLNIFALGASLGIGGIAVAFAAQQALGRLIGTLELYLDRPYVPGEYIRVTFNPYGEDVYGRVESVGLRSTKIRTVAKNTLVIVPNSTMAGLNIENISRGKKIMALVCLDFSKIFQDREKALVKQVIEEASQAFWGLDQSSIRIQFADGDDHPGTRTRIIFFITGSSQNALGLRKRLIELANESIGKRLLLHNLRFTLPEPTIYIDSPISL